Proteins from one Deinococcus sp. AB2017081 genomic window:
- a CDS encoding ABC transporter permease — MSAVRRAAGPAAPTRFRVGVWRPRLSVPARVGAVVVGLYVLVALLAPLLAPPQGNCRRDLGLAAGQVYPGPLAYVREVLRPPDSCLQMPRVGFAAQPRAPAPDAPLGRVGGYDIRYGLVWGTRTALFLGVTVVGLSVLIGGAVGLLAGFFGGVMDNLLMRVTDVTFAFPGLVLVLVLVAALGPGLGNIILALSLVSWTALARVVRAEVLRVREQEYVAAAWSVGASPLRVALRHVLPGSLGPLASLVVLEMGGLPIVAGALSFLGLGTPAGFADWGQLIALAQPWIQGPAGQPFAYWYVTLFPGVCIALYSLGWNLVGDALGEGLDPRNR, encoded by the coding sequence GTGAGCGCCGTGCGCCGCGCGGCTGGCCCGGCCGCGCCCACCCGGTTCCGCGTGGGCGTGTGGCGGCCACGCCTCAGTGTCCCCGCGCGGGTCGGGGCGGTCGTCGTGGGGCTGTACGTGCTGGTGGCCCTGCTCGCTCCGCTGCTGGCCCCGCCGCAGGGCAACTGCCGGCGCGACCTGGGGCTGGCGGCGGGGCAGGTCTATCCCGGCCCACTGGCCTACGTGCGCGAGGTGCTGCGCCCGCCGGACAGCTGCCTCCAGATGCCCCGCGTGGGCTTTGCCGCGCAGCCCAGGGCACCGGCCCCGGACGCGCCGCTGGGCCGGGTAGGCGGCTACGACATCCGCTACGGCCTGGTGTGGGGCACCCGCACGGCGCTGTTCCTGGGCGTCACGGTGGTCGGCCTGAGCGTGCTGATCGGCGGGGCCGTGGGCCTGCTGGCAGGCTTCTTCGGCGGCGTCATGGACAACCTGCTGATGCGCGTGACCGACGTGACCTTCGCCTTTCCCGGCCTGGTGCTGGTGCTGGTGCTCGTGGCGGCGCTGGGGCCGGGGCTGGGCAACATCATCCTGGCGCTGAGTCTGGTGTCGTGGACGGCGCTGGCGCGGGTGGTGCGCGCGGAGGTGCTGCGGGTGCGCGAGCAGGAGTACGTCGCGGCGGCCTGGAGCGTGGGGGCCAGTCCCCTGCGCGTCGCGCTGCGGCACGTGCTGCCCGGCTCACTGGGGCCGCTGGCCAGCCTGGTCGTGCTGGAGATGGGCGGGCTGCCCATCGTGGCCGGCGCCCTGAGTTTCCTGGGGCTGGGCACGCCGGCGGGCTTCGCCGACTGGGGCCAGCTCATCGCCCTGGCGCAGCCGTGGATCCAGGGGCCGGCCGGGCAGCCCTTCGCGTACTGGTACGTCACCCTCTTTCCCGGCGTGTGCATCGCCCTCTACAGCCTCGGCTGGAACCTCGTCGGGGACGCCCTCGGCGAGGGTCTGGATCCCCGCAACCGCTGA
- a CDS encoding ABC transporter substrate-binding protein → MNRRALFLSLSLCGSAALATPKDTLVYQIPSAIAALEPAQAVTGYDVLVVQQMYEALYRNEFGSYKPQLATGYTQSKDGRVTTFTLRRGVRFHDGSSMTCMDAEYSLRRTLLVGNETSQAAQIRASVLGIGGFTPEIRKTFTFAKLASTVKCNAAGQLVLTLDRNVPSLIDAVSQAYVVPMKALVAAGDWSGTARDFGAWVGKDVSNSALTQKPSGTGAYTFVSRDPSRLIFRAFAGYWGGAPALKNVILQKVDSDTARVLAVQKGDADIIAVPDRDTLARLRGVAGVKVYETLPLQLQSQVVTMVMFNQNIQDGGRLPAGQLAENNVPVNFFSDIHVRRAFAAAFDTQTFVRDALQGKGLALNSSLPYTSWANDPALRPTAFNLKTAEAEFRLAFGGKLWTTGFTLPAITITGQGLSEVVSGIIKQNIEAINPKFHVQVTTGELSSLNASLLGGKLTVVPLTWGGADPDTVLRGLYGSDGILSTALGIKDTRLQTLLDQGRDTVGQAARKPIYRTILNYVGQQAYGFPLQVSQGFGATAADLRGFEDFNKTNLFSRLSK, encoded by the coding sequence ATGAACCGACGCGCCCTGTTCCTCTCCCTGAGCCTGTGCGGCTCCGCCGCCCTGGCCACGCCCAAAGACACGCTGGTGTACCAGATTCCCTCGGCCATCGCGGCCCTGGAGCCCGCGCAGGCGGTCACCGGCTACGACGTGCTGGTGGTGCAGCAGATGTACGAGGCGCTGTACCGCAACGAGTTCGGCAGCTACAAGCCCCAGCTCGCCACGGGCTACACCCAGAGCAAGGACGGCCGGGTCACGACCTTCACCCTGCGCCGGGGCGTCCGATTCCACGACGGCTCGTCCATGACCTGCATGGACGCCGAGTACTCGCTGCGGCGCACGCTGCTGGTCGGCAACGAGACCTCGCAGGCCGCGCAGATCCGCGCCAGCGTGCTGGGCATCGGGGGCTTCACCCCGGAGATCAGGAAGACCTTCACCTTCGCCAAACTCGCCAGCACCGTGAAGTGCAACGCGGCCGGACAGCTCGTCCTGACGCTGGATCGCAATGTTCCCAGCCTGATCGACGCGGTGTCGCAGGCCTACGTCGTGCCGATGAAGGCGCTGGTGGCGGCCGGCGACTGGAGCGGCACGGCGCGGGACTTCGGCGCGTGGGTGGGCAAGGACGTGTCGAACTCGGCGCTGACGCAGAAACCCAGCGGCACCGGGGCCTATACCTTCGTGTCGCGCGACCCCAGCCGGCTGATCTTCCGGGCCTTCGCGGGGTACTGGGGCGGCGCACCGGCGCTGAAAAACGTGATCCTCCAGAAGGTGGACAGCGACACCGCCCGCGTGCTGGCCGTGCAGAAGGGCGACGCCGACATCATCGCCGTGCCCGACCGCGACACCCTGGCCCGGCTGCGCGGCGTGGCGGGCGTGAAGGTCTACGAGACCCTGCCGCTGCAGCTGCAGTCGCAGGTGGTCACCATGGTGATGTTCAACCAGAACATCCAGGATGGCGGTCGCCTGCCGGCCGGGCAGCTGGCCGAGAACAACGTGCCCGTCAACTTCTTCTCGGACATCCATGTGCGCCGGGCCTTCGCGGCGGCCTTCGACACCCAGACCTTCGTGCGCGACGCCCTCCAGGGCAAGGGGCTGGCGCTGAATTCGTCGCTGCCCTACACCAGCTGGGCCAATGACCCGGCCCTGCGGCCCACCGCCTTCAACCTCAAGACCGCCGAGGCGGAGTTCAGACTGGCCTTCGGCGGCAAGCTGTGGACGACCGGCTTCACGCTGCCGGCCATCACCATCACCGGCCAGGGGCTGAGTGAGGTCGTCTCGGGGATCATCAAGCAGAACATCGAGGCGATCAATCCGAAGTTCCACGTGCAGGTCACCACGGGCGAACTCAGCTCGCTGAACGCCTCGCTGCTGGGCGGCAAGCTCACGGTCGTGCCGCTGACGTGGGGCGGGGCCGATCCGGACACCGTGCTGCGCGGCCTGTATGGCAGTGACGGCATCCTGTCCACCGCGCTGGGCATCAAGGACACCCGGCTCCAGACCCTGCTCGACCAGGGCCGCGACACGGTGGGCCAGGCTGCCCGCAAGCCGATCTACCGCACCATCCTGAACTACGTCGGCCAGCAGGCCTACGGCTTCCCGCTCCAGGTCTCCCAGGGCTTCGGGGCCACGGCCGCCGACCTCAGGGGCTTCGAGGACTTCAACAAGACCAACCTGTTCAGCCGGCTGTCGAAGTAG
- a CDS encoding serine hydrolase domain-containing protein: MTAPTTTASSAQLAAAFEAEARRLHREFRTPGVSLALLLPGGDYFVNLGVASLETQQPVTEDTLFQIGSTTKTLTSLVCSTLVAEGKLDLDATVRTYLPDFRLQDEHAAGHATVRDLLTHQGGWLGDLFEDTGDGDDALARGLDKLADSPQMVPLRGHWSYNNAGFFVAGRIIEVLTGQTWEQAVTERVFTPLGMDHSFFFANQIMTHRFAVGYNKVGEEFQTQRPWMMMRSAAPAGSTCSSTAIDMAKYAHYIMDGTMNPLPVPAAKAGQESGQADGTDTPAEPLLGAVDRHSLWATRIPIGNAFNGFPGESGQMGQSWFVDDYGHTTILSHGGTTIGHQSDFWVSPDRRVGFISMTNGSNGHALNRQLSEWVKREVLGLSAPELGSHEHDEAGLADFVGVYDVVGQTYTLGVSAQAGSLVVQMPDPASGGTIDLRLNFIEPERAVIADGNYAGLGVEFLRNAEGLVDFMRFGGRIYPRQAQAAVEDAPVESQPDETQPTPEVVSQV; this comes from the coding sequence ATGACTGCACCCACCACGACCGCCTCCAGCGCCCAGCTCGCCGCCGCCTTCGAGGCCGAGGCCAGACGCCTGCACCGTGAGTTCCGGACACCCGGTGTGAGCCTGGCCCTGCTGCTGCCGGGCGGCGACTACTTCGTGAACCTGGGCGTGGCCAGCCTGGAGACGCAGCAGCCCGTCACCGAGGACACCCTCTTCCAGATCGGCAGCACGACCAAGACCCTGACCTCGCTGGTGTGCTCGACCCTGGTGGCCGAGGGCAAACTCGACCTGGACGCCACCGTGCGCACGTACCTGCCCGACTTCAGGCTTCAGGACGAGCACGCCGCCGGGCACGCCACGGTGCGCGACCTGCTGACCCACCAGGGCGGCTGGCTGGGCGACCTCTTCGAGGACACCGGCGACGGTGACGACGCGCTGGCACGCGGGCTCGACAAGCTGGCCGACTCCCCGCAGATGGTGCCGCTGCGGGGCCACTGGAGCTACAACAACGCGGGCTTCTTCGTGGCCGGGCGGATCATCGAGGTGCTCACCGGCCAGACCTGGGAACAGGCCGTCACCGAGCGCGTCTTCACGCCGCTGGGCATGGATCACAGCTTCTTCTTCGCCAACCAGATCATGACGCACCGCTTCGCCGTCGGCTACAACAAGGTCGGCGAGGAGTTCCAGACGCAGCGCCCGTGGATGATGATGCGCTCGGCGGCCCCGGCCGGCAGCACGTGCTCCTCGACCGCCATCGACATGGCGAAATACGCGCACTACATCATGGACGGCACCATGAACCCGCTGCCGGTTCCGGCGGCGAAGGCCGGTCAGGAGTCGGGCCAGGCCGACGGAACCGACACGCCCGCCGAACCCCTGCTCGGGGCCGTGGATCGTCACAGCCTGTGGGCCACCCGCATTCCCATCGGGAACGCCTTCAACGGCTTTCCCGGCGAGAGCGGGCAGATGGGCCAGAGCTGGTTCGTGGACGACTACGGCCACACGACGATCCTGAGCCACGGCGGCACGACGATCGGCCACCAGTCGGACTTCTGGGTGTCGCCGGACCGGCGCGTGGGCTTCATCTCGATGACCAACGGCAGCAACGGCCACGCCCTGAACCGCCAGCTCAGCGAGTGGGTCAAGCGCGAGGTGCTGGGCCTCTCGGCCCCCGAACTCGGGTCGCACGAGCACGACGAGGCCGGTCTGGCGGACTTCGTGGGCGTGTACGACGTGGTCGGCCAGACGTACACGCTGGGCGTCAGTGCCCAGGCCGGCTCGCTGGTCGTCCAGATGCCCGATCCGGCCTCGGGCGGCACCATCGACCTGCGCCTGAACTTCATCGAGCCGGAGCGGGCCGTCATCGCAGATGGCAACTATGCCGGCCTGGGCGTGGAGTTCCTGCGGAACGCGGAGGGGCTGGTGGACTTCATGCGCTTCGGAGGCCGCATCTACCCGCGCCAGGCGCAGGCCGCCGTGGAGGACGCGCCTGTCGAGTCCCAGCCGGACGAGACC